Genomic segment of Bdellovibrio bacteriovorus:
ACGAAAAAGCTCGTAAAGAGGCTTCTGACACCCGCTTGGAGCAAATTGGGACAGGCGACCGTTCCGAGCGTATTCGCACTTACAATTTCCCACAAACGCGTATCACCGACCACCGTATCGGCCTTACCATCCATCAATTGGACCAGGTTATGAATGGTTCTTTCGAGTATCTGATTGATCCATTGGTAGCGAACTTCCAAGCAGAGGCCCTCAAGAAACAAACCTCCGCTCAATAGGCGATTGAAAAAGGGCCCATCGACTTTGTTGCCGGGCCTTTTGTTCCGCTCACTCGGTCTTGCGCTGCAACCTCTTTTGAATCGCCCTCTTCCTTAGTTATTGAAATCCTTATAGATATTTTCGATGGCCTTCATTTTCCCCAACACTTCTTCTAAAAAGAGAGTAAGATGTGGGGGCATATATGAAGCTCAAAGAGATTCTTGATAAAACCACCGCCTTTTTTAAGGACAAGAAAATCGAGACTGCCCGTCTTGATGCCGAGCTTTTACTTGCGCACGGTTTGAAACTTGAGCGCATTCAGCTTTACCTTAAATTCGACCAACCCATGAAAGATGATGAGCTTGTGATCTTGCGAGAGCTTGTTCGTCGTCGCGCTTCGGGCGAACCGGTGGCGTACATTCTTGGTTATCGCGATTTCTTTAAATATCGTTTTGAAGTTTCACCAGCCGTTTTAATTCCTCGTCCTGAAACTGAACACATCATTGAAGAAGTTCTTTCTTGGAATTCTGATAAAGAGGCTTCCTTGGGTTTCATGGATTTAGGCTGTGGTTCCGGTTGCATCGGTTTGACTCTGCTAAAAGAATATCCTCAGGCTAAGCTTCTTGCAGTGGATCTTTCTGAAAAAGCGCTGGAAGTCGCTTCAAAAAATGCAGAGGCATTGGGTGTCGCAGATCGTGTGAAGTTCCTGCATGCAGATGCCGCGCAAGAAGATGTGCTTATGTCGACCTACATGGGCTTTGTTGGAAAAAACAAAGTCGACGCGTTGGTCTCAAATCCTCCATACATTGCGCATCAAGATAATCAGGTGGAAGAAAACGTCAAAAAGTTTGAACCTAATTCCGCTCTTTATGCGGATGACAATGGTTTAGCTCTTTTGAAAAGTTGGTCGCGAATCTATGGAAATCACTTAAGTCCTTCCGGACTGATGTTGATGGAAATGGGAATGTCACAAGGTGCGGCGATGAAAGAGCACTTTAATAGCTTAAAAATATTTAACGAAATCAATGTCGTCAAAGACCTCGCAAGTCATGATAGAGTCATTCGTGGAGTAACACATGGATAAAATGGTCGTCGTGGGCAATGGCCCTCTTCAAGGTACAGTATCTGCGAGTGGCGCAAAAAATGCGGCACTTCCAATTCTTTTCTCAACTCTTCTAGCTGAAGGTGAACACGTATTTTCGAACATGCCAAAGCTTAAAGATATCGAGTCGACAGCGGCTTTGCTTGAAAGCTTGGGCTGCGAAACTCGTTGGGATGGCGATAAGTTCATTGTTAAAGTGAGCCGCATCCAGTCTTATGAAGCGAGTTATGATCTGGTTCGTAAAATGCGCGCAAGCTTCCTATGTATGGGTCCACTTCTTGCGAAGTACGGTGAAGCTGTAGTGTCTCAGCCTGGTGGTTGCGCTATTGGAAGTCGTCCTATTGATCTTCACTTAGAAGGTTTCAAAGCCTTGGGTGCAGAGATCACGCAAAAAGAAGGTTACGTTCATGCGGCTTCAAAGCGCTTGCAAGGGGCAAACTTCTTATTTGAAACTGTGACGGTCGGTGGAACTGAAAACGTCATGATGGCAGCTGCTTTAGCTCAAGGTCGTACAGTTCTTGAGAATGCGGCGAAAGAGCCAGAGATCGTGGATCTTGCTGAATATCTTATTAAGATGGGCGCAAAGATCACGGGCCACGGAACAAGTGTGATCGTTATTGATGGTGTAGATAAATTGCATCCTGCCGAGCACTCAATCATGCCAGACCGTATTGAGGCTGGAACACTTTTGATCGCGGGCGCGATCACTCACGGTCAAGTGACTGTTGAAAAATGCGTTCCTGCGCATTTGGATACTTTGATTATGAAAATGCGTGAGGCGGGTTTTAAAATCGACACAACAAAAGATTCAATGACTGTCTTTAAAACAGATTCTTGGAATGCTGTCGATATCACAACAGCTCCGCATCCACTTTTTGCCACAGATCTTCAAGCGCAATTCATGGCTTTGATGACTGTGGCTCGCGGAACAAGTGTTATCACTGAAACAGTTTTCGAAAATCGTTTCATGCACGTTCAAGAGTTGATTCGTTTGGGTGCAGATATCACACCAAAGACGCGTGTTGCTGTCGTTCGCGGTAAGCCAGGTCAATTGACAGGCGCGCCGGTGATGGCGACAGATCTTCGTGCAAGTGCTTCTTTGGTTCTTGCGGGCCTTGTGGCCAGCGGAGAAACAGTTGTAAACCGTATCTATCATTTGGATCGCGGTTACGAAAAACTGGAAGACAAACTGTCTTCACTCGGCGCAAAGATCCGCCGTATCGATTAAAAAAACAAAAGCCCTGAGTAAAATCAGGGCTTTTTAGTTTCGGGAGCTATAATCCTAAAGCATCCATCTTGTCTTTTTCGTATGTATCGTTTTCACCAGGATAGCGAAGGATGTTTTCAAACTTGCCGCTTTCCTTAGCTAATCCCCACAAGACACTTTGGCCTGAAGGCATGCTGTTGGGAAGCATCCCAAAAACAGGATCTTGAAAGGCCTTCTTAGCATCGACAATTTTCCATCCATGACGCTTAAACATCGTTATCAAGTCATCCAAAAAAAGCGCGTTCAAAAGATTGTAGTGAACAAGAAGAGTATGCGTAACTTCTCGACCCATAACCTTTTTTGAAAGGTCATTATAGTACTGTGCGCGCTCCCACATGTGTTGAAGGTAAAAGTCTTTAAATTTACTAAGATCAAATTTCGGGTCCGCTTGAAGCTTTTGGCGCAAGCGTTGGTCGATATACCAGTCGGAAGCATCAATAGTGACGTGGCCGAAGCGATAATCATTTTTCTTTAACCAATCACGAACGGCATCGCGCTTCTCGACGGTGTCGCCTTCGGCTAGCATAGGAAAGCGAAATATTTTAATATAACCAGGTTCGCTTTTTAGTCGCTCATGACAATCCTGAATGTCTTTGATTTCGTTTTCGACCGACACGTTAACGCCAAATTTTTTATGATTTACAGTGTGGCTACCAACCATGTGGCCTGCCGAAGCCCACGCTCTCAGAAGATTTTGATCACGATTTGTTTTTAAGTGTTTGCAAGCTACGAACAACGCGGCCTTCGCACGGTGCCTTTTTAAGATCGACAGCAATTTCTTGTTTCTTTCAGGAGCCGTGAGCAAAGTTTCTTCATGAACATTGAAGTCGTCCATGGTGATACTGATTTTTGCGGCAAAAGAGGAAGACGTGAAAATTAGAATGAGGACAAATAACAAATGTTGCATGTCTTAAAGACTAAAGCAGGAATGATGTCAGGGCAAAAAAGAAAAAGGCCTACAAGGAGGGGGATCCGTAGGCCTTTTTTAGAGAAAAAAACTAGTCTCAGCCCGCGGAGGGGATGGGGCTGAGACCCTATGATCAGAGGTTATTATCTAACCTCGCTGATACCGAACACAAAGAAGACGACTGCTTTGTTCCCAGAACCGAAACTAGGGAGGGGGTCCACAGTTTCAAGCTCGAAGTTGGGAGCAAGTTGATGTTCAAGTTCAATACCGCTAACCATAACTTTAGAACCAACAAAAGGTGTAAGTTCGATTTGTGACTTCAATACGAAGAATGTTTGCTGATCTTCCATCGCCAACACAAGCGATCCATCAGCCAAAGCCACGATCTCACCAACGTGTGTTTTGAAGTTGTAGTTTTGAAGTTCCGTAGAAGTGATGTCTTCACCAAGAGCATTATTTGGAAGAACCCCTGCGCGAGCTACTGCTGAAATCGCAAGAACAACCAAGATGTAGACAGCAATCAATGCGTTACGAATCACTTACGTACTCCCCAAAAGTAACAACTAACGAAAGTCTATGAAGCAAGTCGTGTGCCAAACTGAGACAGTCCTAAAAGTGCCTTAATTTCGATTTGAAATCCGGTGGCTGCATGTACCCAACTCAAATCGGAACCAAAGGTAATTCCATTCTGGAACGGGGGTTCTATTCTGGAACCATTTTAAGGGTATTTCCGCGACTAAAGCACAGACCTGAGGACCTAGTCCGCAGGGCCATAGTCCTTTGTCAAAAACCTCAGTATAATCAGGTGTCTATGTCGCGCATACAAGTCACTTGGGTCGTAAAAACACGGAATGGTCAGGTTAAGGGACCGTATTCTACTGAAGCCATTCTTCGCATGATTGGTGAGGGTGTTTTTTCGGGTCAAGAGATGATCTCCAAACTTCCCGACGGGCAATGGACTTTGATTTCAAAAGAGCCTGCCTTTTACGACAAGCTTCTGGAAGCTCTTGAAGGCATTGTTGATGTCGATCCGAAAAAAGCGCAGAAGATGGAAGCTGAAACTGTTATTGTGCAGCCTCCCCGTCCATCGGCAAAAACGAATACACAAATTCCAACTCCGACGCCGGATAGTTTTGCGAACATCAAAATTGATAAACCAAAACAGCAAGTTGATATCTATGAAACTCCGGCCTATGTGCCGCCGGCTGCGAAAATTTCATCAGTTTCTAACTCTGCCGGCGGTAAGCCTGATTCTGTTATTGAATTATCAAACGTTGAGAACATGGAAGGTGGCGAACTTCGTAAAAATTTGAAGCTGCCTTTTATCATTCTTATCGCCGTGATCGTGATTGGTGGGGCCTTATTATTCTGGGATTCCGGCACGAACGATGGATCTAAAATTCATTTGTTAGCTCCGGGAAAATCAGCGAACACCTTGTCGGATCAAGCGGTTAAAGAAAAATTGAACGAAGCGCTTTTCGCGATGGAGCAAGACACCTTTGACTCTTACGTGTCGGCGCAAAATAAATTGGTCAGCCTTGTTGAAGGGGCGCCAATGAATATCGAAGTTCGAGCCCTTCTTTGTGTGGTGTATAAAGAGCTTTGGCCGTTTGCTGTTCAAGATGCCCAAGATATTAAAACCGTTGCAACTGCAACTCAGTCGACGCGGGCGCTGAATGTGGTAAGTCCCTTCGGTCAAGTTTGTGAAGCGGTAAAGCTTATGACTTCGGGTAGATATAAAGAAGCCAAAGGGGTTGTTGAGGCAACTTTAGAAAGCAGTGAGCCTTTCTCGCTACTTCCCGTGCTTTATGCATTTAAAGCAGAACTGCTAGATGGCGAAAGAGATTTCAACAATGCTATGCCTTATTACGAAAAGGCGGCTCAGCTTTGGGATAAGTGGTTGGGTCCGCAGGTGGCATTGGGTAAAGTCTTCTTTGAGCAAGGCGATTTCACTTCATCATCAGCGATTCTAAATAATGTCATAAAGAAAAATCCCAAACATCGTGAAGCTAAAATTCTATTGGGTATTGTAGAGTATCGCGGCTTTAAAAAATCAGATACGGCCTACAGCTATTTAAGTACGGCTTTGGATGCTAAAGGGAAAGTTTCTCAGCTCATGGAAGCTGACGGATACTCTGTTCTTTCAGAAATCTTCGTTCTTCGCGGAGAGAAAAAGAAAGCATTGGAAGCGGCTCAAAAAGGTTTTGCTCTAAATCCTAATAACTCTGAACTTCGCCAACTTGTGATTCGTTTAGGCGGATCTGACAAAGTAAAGGGTGATAAAGGTCGTAACAACGAACTTCTTTATCTGGGTGACCAATACGTGCGCCAAGGAGACTTCTTAGCGGCGCAAGCGGAGTTCAAAGCGGCGTTCGAAGTGGATCCAAAGAATGGAACTGCGGCCATGAAAGCGGCGAAGTGCTTGTGGCAGCTAAATCAAAGTTTTGAAGCTATTGAATGGTTGAATAAAGCCATTAAGGCAGAGCCGAAGCTAGTATCCGCGTATGTTCTACAAGCTGATTACATGTCGCAAAGATTTGACTTCGTTGGGGCGACACAGATTCTAACAAATGCCATTCGCATTGCTCCTAATAACTATGAAGTTTTGCGTGGTTTAGCTCTTCTTGAATTTAGAAAAAACAATATGGTTGGCACTGTGAACTATGCTCTTCGTGCGGTGAAAGCATACGACGGTGATATCGAAACGCACATCTTGCTATCTAAGGCGAATGCTTTGCTAGCGCGTTCGATTATTCCTCTCAATAAAAAAGAAATTGAACGAAAAGAAAATGCCGCTAAAGATGCCATTCGCTATGCCACAAAGGCTGTTGAAATCGATGCGACGAACCCTGAGGCGCAGATCACTTATGCTAAAATGCTGGCGCAAACAAATGGTGTTGATTCAGGGATCAACTATCTGAACGAATTGATCAAACGCTTCTCTTACACTTTGGATTACCGGGTGGCGCTTGCAGAAGTTTACAAATCTGAAGACCGCTATAGTCAGTCCAAAGAAATTTATGAGCGTGTTGTTGAAGCCGATCCTAAGAATAAAAAAGCCTGGTTGGGTCTTGGCGAAAGTGAAAAGGCCTTGGGCCTTAATGACAAAGCTTTGAAAGCGTTCTTAAGCGCGGCCGTTCTTGATCCCACCGATGGCGAAGCCTTGTTCCAAGCCGGGAAACTTTATTTGGAAACAAGTCGTTTCGAAGAAGCCATTCAGCAGTTTAAGCGGGTTCAACGTTTAAATCCGAATTACCCAAGAACGCATTATTATATTGGTAAAGCGGCCTTTTCTTCAGGTGACTTTACGACAGCCCTTGAAGCTTCTAAGTCTGAAAAGAAGCTGAATCCTAATGTCGCTGACTCTTATATCCTGGCGGCAGAGGTTTATACCGCTCGCAAACAGTTTGCGGAATGTGCAGCAGAATACTCTCAAGCCATGAAACTGCGCCCGCAAGGTGCGGATATTTATGTGAAGTCCGCAACCTGCTATCGTCAGTCCGGTTCTTTGGAAGTGGCTGAAGACATGCTGGCTTTGGCTTCTAGCCGCGAAAGCGGTTTTGCGGAAATTTATCGTGAGCAAGGGGCGATCTACGAACTTAAAGGGGATGCTCGCTCTGCGGCGCAGGCTTATAATAAATATTTAGGCCTCTCGCCAAACGCCCCAGATCGTGTTGAAATAGAAAACAAACTTTCACGGCTCGGCAACTAAGGACGGACGTCAGGAGAAATTCAGCCATGGGAATCGGCGACAAAATGAGAGGGCTGGCAAGCAGCGCTCAAGAGGGAGTCAAATCTAGCACTCTTTCTTTCTTCCACTTCACTTTGCGTTTTATCACAGGGATTCTTTTAGGCCTTGTTTTAGGTTTAATCGGCCAAGAATTAATGGGCTACGGAACATTTGCCCTTATTTTCGTAATGGTGGTGGTGACGGCGATTATTCTTAAACTCCAATCGAGTTGGAGCTTTGGGCAGATTTTGATCTTTGACTTGATATGCGTTCTTGTAGGGATGCTACTAAGAATGTATATATTAGTGGCCCCGTAGCGGCTGTTGAAAAAGGCCCAATCGACTGCGTTGTCGGGCCTTTTGTTCCGCTCCGACGTACTTGGAGTACGCCTCCGCTGCTCAAAAGACCCTCCGCCTTGCGCTTGGACCTTTTTGAACAGCCTTGGATCTGGGTATAGGGAAACTGGGGAAGTTATTTTCGGTTTTCCGTGAGAGCACAAGACGTCAGAGAAAATGTTTTATTTGAAACTTTAATCTGACGAGCTCTGATCGTGATTCGTTCAATCTAAAATTCGAATCACCGTATTTTTAATAGATTAATTTTGATTTTGCGTTTGTTAAGTGAAGGACGTTGACGATGATTGATATTAAACTTCTTGAAAAAAAAGCTGAAAATGGAACTTCTTACTTTGATGAGTATAAGCAGGGGTTGATCAATCGTGGGGCTTCGACGGATGTGCTTGAGCAGATCATGGAGCTTAATAAAAAACGCAAAGAGATGATCACTCAGGCTGAAACTGCAAAAGCGAATCAGAATAAACTGAGTGGTGAGATTGGCAAGCTAAAGCGTGAAGGTAAAGATGCTTCTGCGGTACTTGCGGAAGTTGATACTTTGAAAACTCAAGTGAAAGAGCTTGAGGCAAAAGCGGCTGAAGCGGACCAACAAGTTTATAATTTGGCTTTGATTATTCCTAATAAACCGAATGCTGCTGTGCCGGTGGGTTCTTCTGAAAAAGAAAACAAAGTTTTAAAAACTTGGGGCGAGCCTCCGAAGTTTTCTTTTAAGGCGAAAGAACACTGGGAGTTGGGCGAATCTTTAAACATCATCGATTTTGAGCGTGCAGGTAAAACTACCGGAACTCGCTTTGCTTTCCTTAAAGGGGCGGCAGCACAAATGGAGCGTGCATTAATTCAGTTCATGATGGACATGCACTCGACTCGTCATGGTTATACAGAGATGATTCCTCCGTTCATGGTGAACAGTAACAGTTTGTTGGGAACAGGGAACTTCCCGAAATTTAAAGAAGATGTTTTCCACTTGGAAGGTTCTGATCTTTATCTGATTCCGACTGCAGAAGTTCCGGTGACGAATTACTTCAATAACGAAATTTTGGATGAAAAAGATCTTCCTGCTAGCTTCTGTGCTTACTCTCCTTGCTTCCGTTCTGAGGCAGGCAGTGCTGGCCGTGATACGAAGGGTTTAATTCGTCAGCATCAGTTCGACAAAGTGGAATTAATGACGTTCTGTCATCCGGATAAATCTTATGAAGTGCACGAGGCTTTGACGTCTCATGCGGAACAAGTATTGATGGATCTTGAGCTCCCCTTCCGTCGTATGCTTCTTTGTACGGGCGATATGGGTTTTGGATCAGCAAAGACTCATGACCTTGAAGTTTGGTTGCCAGGTCAGAACACGTACCGCGAGATCAGCTCATGTTCTAACTTCGAAGACTTCCAAGCTCGTCGCGCCAACATCCGTTTCCGTTCTGCAGGTGGAAAACCTCAATTCGTTCATACTTTGAACGGATCTGCCTTAGCTGTAGGCA
This window contains:
- a CDS encoding tetratricopeptide repeat protein — translated: MSRIQVTWVVKTRNGQVKGPYSTEAILRMIGEGVFSGQEMISKLPDGQWTLISKEPAFYDKLLEALEGIVDVDPKKAQKMEAETVIVQPPRPSAKTNTQIPTPTPDSFANIKIDKPKQQVDIYETPAYVPPAAKISSVSNSAGGKPDSVIELSNVENMEGGELRKNLKLPFIILIAVIVIGGALLFWDSGTNDGSKIHLLAPGKSANTLSDQAVKEKLNEALFAMEQDTFDSYVSAQNKLVSLVEGAPMNIEVRALLCVVYKELWPFAVQDAQDIKTVATATQSTRALNVVSPFGQVCEAVKLMTSGRYKEAKGVVEATLESSEPFSLLPVLYAFKAELLDGERDFNNAMPYYEKAAQLWDKWLGPQVALGKVFFEQGDFTSSSAILNNVIKKNPKHREAKILLGIVEYRGFKKSDTAYSYLSTALDAKGKVSQLMEADGYSVLSEIFVLRGEKKKALEAAQKGFALNPNNSELRQLVIRLGGSDKVKGDKGRNNELLYLGDQYVRQGDFLAAQAEFKAAFEVDPKNGTAAMKAAKCLWQLNQSFEAIEWLNKAIKAEPKLVSAYVLQADYMSQRFDFVGATQILTNAIRIAPNNYEVLRGLALLEFRKNNMVGTVNYALRAVKAYDGDIETHILLSKANALLARSIIPLNKKEIERKENAAKDAIRYATKAVEIDATNPEAQITYAKMLAQTNGVDSGINYLNELIKRFSYTLDYRVALAEVYKSEDRYSQSKEIYERVVEADPKNKKAWLGLGESEKALGLNDKALKAFLSAAVLDPTDGEALFQAGKLYLETSRFEEAIQQFKRVQRLNPNYPRTHYYIGKAAFSSGDFTTALEASKSEKKLNPNVADSYILAAEVYTARKQFAECAAEYSQAMKLRPQGADIYVKSATCYRQSGSLEVAEDMLALASSRESGFAEIYREQGAIYELKGDARSAAQAYNKYLGLSPNAPDRVEIENKLSRLGN
- the prmC gene encoding peptide chain release factor N(5)-glutamine methyltransferase; its protein translation is MKLKEILDKTTAFFKDKKIETARLDAELLLAHGLKLERIQLYLKFDQPMKDDELVILRELVRRRASGEPVAYILGYRDFFKYRFEVSPAVLIPRPETEHIIEEVLSWNSDKEASLGFMDLGCGSGCIGLTLLKEYPQAKLLAVDLSEKALEVASKNAEALGVADRVKFLHADAAQEDVLMSTYMGFVGKNKVDALVSNPPYIAHQDNQVEENVKKFEPNSALYADDNGLALLKSWSRIYGNHLSPSGLMLMEMGMSQGAAMKEHFNSLKIFNEINVVKDLASHDRVIRGVTHG
- the murA gene encoding UDP-N-acetylglucosamine 1-carboxyvinyltransferase; the encoded protein is MDKMVVVGNGPLQGTVSASGAKNAALPILFSTLLAEGEHVFSNMPKLKDIESTAALLESLGCETRWDGDKFIVKVSRIQSYEASYDLVRKMRASFLCMGPLLAKYGEAVVSQPGGCAIGSRPIDLHLEGFKALGAEITQKEGYVHAASKRLQGANFLFETVTVGGTENVMMAAALAQGRTVLENAAKEPEIVDLAEYLIKMGAKITGHGTSVIVIDGVDKLHPAEHSIMPDRIEAGTLLIAGAITHGQVTVEKCVPAHLDTLIMKMREAGFKIDTTKDSMTVFKTDSWNAVDITTAPHPLFATDLQAQFMALMTVARGTSVITETVFENRFMHVQELIRLGADITPKTRVAVVRGKPGQLTGAPVMATDLRASASLVLAGLVASGETVVNRIYHLDRGYEKLEDKLSSLGAKIRRID
- a CDS encoding polysaccharide deacetylase family protein; the encoded protein is MQHLLFVLILIFTSSSFAAKISITMDDFNVHEETLLTAPERNKKLLSILKRHRAKAALFVACKHLKTNRDQNLLRAWASAGHMVGSHTVNHKKFGVNVSVENEIKDIQDCHERLKSEPGYIKIFRFPMLAEGDTVEKRDAVRDWLKKNDYRFGHVTIDASDWYIDQRLRQKLQADPKFDLSKFKDFYLQHMWERAQYYNDLSKKVMGREVTHTLLVHYNLLNALFLDDLITMFKRHGWKIVDAKKAFQDPVFGMLPNSMPSGQSVLWGLAKESGKFENILRYPGENDTYEKDKMDALGL
- the serS gene encoding serine--tRNA ligase, whose translation is MIDIKLLEKKAENGTSYFDEYKQGLINRGASTDVLEQIMELNKKRKEMITQAETAKANQNKLSGEIGKLKREGKDASAVLAEVDTLKTQVKELEAKAAEADQQVYNLALIIPNKPNAAVPVGSSEKENKVLKTWGEPPKFSFKAKEHWELGESLNIIDFERAGKTTGTRFAFLKGAAAQMERALIQFMMDMHSTRHGYTEMIPPFMVNSNSLLGTGNFPKFKEDVFHLEGSDLYLIPTAEVPVTNYFNNEILDEKDLPASFCAYSPCFRSEAGSAGRDTKGLIRQHQFDKVELMTFCHPDKSYEVHEALTSHAEQVLMDLELPFRRMLLCTGDMGFGSAKTHDLEVWLPGQNTYREISSCSNFEDFQARRANIRFRSAGGKPQFVHTLNGSALAVGRTLVAILENNQREDGSVAIPKALQPYMGGRKEIR